In the genome of Desulfovibrio aminophilus DSM 12254, one region contains:
- a CDS encoding phage GP46 family protein, with protein MDAALAFLDLSGDLTVSGGDLARDMGLETAVLLSLFLDREAEADDRLPDGSDDRRGWWADAYGLAGDRVGSRLWLLDREKQLPEVRERAREYAAEALAWLVEDGVAQSVAVSAEWTRPGMLGLLVEIRKPDGSRLRYRFDSIWRNL; from the coding sequence ATGGACGCCGCGCTGGCCTTCCTGGACCTCTCCGGCGACCTGACCGTGTCCGGCGGCGACCTGGCCCGCGACATGGGCCTGGAAACCGCCGTGCTCCTGTCCCTGTTCCTGGACCGCGAGGCCGAGGCCGACGACCGGCTGCCCGACGGCTCCGACGATCGCCGGGGCTGGTGGGCGGACGCCTACGGGCTCGCCGGTGACCGCGTCGGTTCCCGGCTCTGGCTCCTGGACCGCGAGAAGCAGCTCCCCGAGGTCCGCGAGCGGGCCCGGGAATATGCCGCCGAGGCCCTGGCCTGGCTCGTGGAGGACGGCGTGGCTCAATCCGTGGCCGTGAGCGCCGAATGGACCCGGCCCGGCATGCTCGGCCTGCTGGTGGAGATCCGCAAGCCCGACGGCTCGCGCCTGCGCTACCGTTTCGACAGCATCTGGAGGAACCTGTGA
- a CDS encoding phage minor tail protein L, translating into MIPCSVEVRGAAPVDFKGDGWSVSSEGALPRPTVSVDNTRMVLLDMVLSCNDLRGAKVTRWKILSKWLDDGAEPDPEAWLNKDVFYVDQKTSHDKRVMEFELRSPLDLAERQLPARQILRDWCPRRYRYWNAASGAFVYAHADVACPYSGSACWDADGHPASPADDVCAKTRAACLLRFGRSATLPTWAFYGVAANRSS; encoded by the coding sequence GTGATCCCGTGCTCGGTGGAGGTCAGGGGCGCGGCCCCGGTGGACTTCAAGGGCGACGGCTGGTCCGTCTCGTCCGAGGGCGCGCTGCCCCGGCCAACCGTGAGCGTGGACAACACGCGGATGGTCCTGCTGGACATGGTCTTGAGCTGCAACGACCTGCGCGGGGCCAAGGTCACGCGCTGGAAGATCCTGTCCAAGTGGCTGGACGACGGCGCCGAGCCGGACCCGGAGGCCTGGCTGAACAAGGACGTCTTCTACGTGGACCAGAAGACGAGCCACGACAAGCGCGTCATGGAGTTCGAGCTGCGCTCGCCCCTGGACCTGGCCGAACGGCAGCTCCCGGCCCGGCAGATCCTGCGCGACTGGTGCCCCCGCCGCTACCGGTACTGGAACGCGGCCTCGGGCGCGTTCGTCTACGCCCACGCGGACGTGGCCTGTCCCTATTCCGGCTCGGCCTGCTGGGACGCCGACGGCCACCCGGCGTCCCCGGCGGACGACGTCTGCGCCAAGACCCGTGCGGCATGCCTGCTGCGCTTCGGCCGTTCCGCAACCCTGCCGACCTGGGCCTTCTACGGCGTGGCCGCGAACAGGAGTTCCTGA
- a CDS encoding C40 family peptidase gives MFDPDVIRAIRAHAEAEFPRESCGLVVGGAYLPMDNLAQDPESEFAMPPEALLRPGIQAVVHSHPAGPDCPSEADMAQQIASGLPWGIVTVCPDGEAEGPAAREPFFWGDGVPRPPLKGREFRHGVTDCYALCRDWHFQETGELLPDFPRPDEWWAHGGNLLLERFREAGFETVPLSEARRGDGLLFSIRLGRRDDVVNHCAVLLDHGMILHHLAGRLSRQEHLGGWRRFLRLAIRRRP, from the coding sequence ATGTTCGATCCCGACGTGATCCGCGCGATCCGGGCCCACGCCGAGGCCGAGTTCCCGAGGGAGTCCTGCGGGCTCGTGGTCGGCGGGGCCTATCTGCCCATGGACAACCTGGCCCAGGATCCTGAGTCGGAATTCGCCATGCCCCCGGAGGCCCTGCTCCGGCCGGGAATCCAGGCCGTGGTCCACTCCCACCCGGCCGGTCCGGACTGCCCCAGCGAGGCGGACATGGCCCAGCAGATCGCGTCCGGCCTGCCCTGGGGCATCGTGACCGTGTGCCCGGACGGCGAGGCCGAGGGCCCGGCCGCCCGGGAGCCGTTCTTCTGGGGCGACGGGGTTCCGCGCCCGCCGCTCAAGGGCCGGGAGTTCCGCCACGGCGTGACCGACTGCTACGCCCTGTGCCGGGACTGGCACTTCCAGGAGACCGGCGAGCTGCTGCCGGACTTCCCCCGTCCGGACGAATGGTGGGCCCACGGCGGCAACCTCCTGCTGGAGCGCTTCCGCGAGGCCGGATTCGAGACCGTGCCCCTGTCCGAGGCCCGGCGCGGCGACGGCCTGCTCTTCTCCATCCGCCTGGGCCGCCGGGACGACGTGGTGAACCACTGCGCGGTCCTTCTGGACCACGGCATGATCCTCCACCATCTGGCCGGGCGGCTGTCCAGGCAGGAACATCTGGGCGGCTGGCGGCGGTTCCTGCGCCTGGCCATCCGGAGGCGTCCGTGA
- the gpJ gene encoding TipJ family phage tail tip protein, producing the protein MRRVILYGHLGRTFGRVHHLEVETPAEAVRALSAAFGERFRGVLRRGSWHVLVGGAGLSSATECGEDVLSMHLGRQDIRFVPKAVGAKNGFFQAILGATLLVAAIYFAPPAATLYGPGMADVAVSGMGATAFSVGSWSVSYGSIALTGGMMALSGISSLLTTTPKLGHWSSLEDSDSRNSLLYNGAILTTNQGGPVPMVYGRQWVSGSLVYSGTEIEQMEGGANTTLRSKAVARMIIAVSEGEVGGLVNGAKSIKFGDTPLMADDGTYNFEGVNWTFRTGTPSQAHVPGFADVQNEYTVNTDVTHSAPVIRRVADTDADAARVIVTLRSLYQVSGSSIVSRSVDIAIDGRLDGGEWVELRTDTITGKTTSQYQRAYRVERPGAGDWDLRVRRVSEDSDSDQVGDLVQWASYVEIEDVKVSYANTAILALELDSELFGTNIPTPSVEIYGIKVRVPSNYNPATRVSTGIWNGTWAASRAWTDNPVWCLYDLLTSRRYGCGAYGLEDGNVDKWSASTVAAYCDGLVPDGYGGTEPRFRVGCVINSREPVYNVLAVFASVFRGALCWSSDLVMFAADMPAEPGHIVNQTTVVDGVHTAGGASLSTLNSVFVGLWNDPDDGCRQTPETFESPAALAKVGWKSDERVLWGVPSRGQARRALRWIYYTDWFESERITFTGGLHYFDFGPYMTALDHDPDAVGIRLGGRIVAATAGSVTLDSTVSLEEADSGPLSVLLPDLTLQAVEVASVASTEYRGRSVSVLTLAEELSAAPIPGAPWVLETRNVAPRVLRCVSREEVEPHLYEIKGFIHDPGKYDWVEQGLKLEPRETSALPRGPLPVPRNLSVTEHMRRDGSAVAPTAIVSWSPPAGDPRAVYAQVQVKRPGLDWENVGVTSGVSSDVPVSSGDHGFRVRFLTGAGVSGPWSTVATQAMLGMYAALPDVRGLTMSYVYNTPRLSWLPVDDPRQVLYEARKGESWAKGARAALTSETSMPTAGPGTYWLKAKSGVAYSASAASIVISGDDLPVNVVDGRDEAAEGWDGTRGGGIVLSGGDLVLPGGSADAAYVIAEANRVTLAAKALCAVSVTVGGYALTDGEDFYSVADVYSLADVYGGDSGYVSITPQMRLRSGTAWGDWSDFVPGQYFADGFDFRVLLSTSRSDVSVVLDAFDWRVDAPDRTWSAQGLSVPAAGLRVDYAQAFATTPALVVQTQAGQVAHISNESSSGFDLVITEGGTAVTTTANAIAKGY; encoded by the coding sequence GTGAGACGGGTCATCCTCTACGGCCACCTGGGGCGGACCTTCGGCCGCGTGCACCACCTGGAGGTGGAGACCCCGGCCGAGGCCGTGCGGGCGCTGTCCGCCGCGTTCGGCGAGCGCTTCCGGGGCGTCCTGCGCCGGGGCTCCTGGCACGTGCTCGTGGGCGGAGCCGGTCTTTCGAGCGCCACGGAATGCGGCGAGGACGTCCTGTCCATGCACCTGGGCCGCCAGGACATCCGCTTCGTGCCCAAGGCCGTGGGAGCCAAGAACGGTTTTTTCCAGGCCATCCTCGGGGCGACGCTCCTGGTGGCGGCCATCTACTTCGCGCCGCCGGCGGCGACCCTTTATGGTCCGGGCATGGCCGATGTCGCAGTCAGCGGCATGGGCGCCACGGCCTTCAGCGTGGGCTCCTGGTCCGTGTCCTACGGCTCCATCGCCCTCACCGGCGGCATGATGGCCCTGTCCGGCATCTCCTCCCTGCTGACCACCACGCCCAAACTGGGGCACTGGTCCTCGCTGGAGGATTCCGACTCCAGGAACAGCCTGCTCTACAACGGGGCCATCCTGACCACCAACCAGGGCGGGCCCGTGCCGATGGTCTACGGCCGCCAGTGGGTGTCCGGCTCGCTGGTCTACTCCGGAACGGAGATCGAGCAGATGGAGGGCGGCGCCAACACCACGCTGCGCTCCAAGGCCGTGGCGCGGATGATCATCGCGGTTTCCGAGGGCGAGGTGGGCGGGCTCGTGAACGGAGCCAAGTCCATCAAGTTCGGCGACACGCCGCTCATGGCCGACGACGGCACGTACAATTTCGAGGGGGTGAACTGGACCTTCCGCACGGGAACGCCGTCTCAGGCCCATGTGCCGGGTTTCGCCGACGTGCAGAACGAGTACACGGTGAACACCGACGTGACCCATTCCGCCCCGGTGATCCGGCGCGTCGCCGACACCGACGCGGACGCGGCCCGGGTCATCGTGACCCTGCGCAGCCTGTACCAGGTCTCCGGGTCGTCGATCGTCTCCCGCAGCGTGGACATCGCCATCGACGGCCGCCTGGACGGCGGGGAGTGGGTCGAGCTGCGGACCGACACCATCACGGGCAAGACCACCAGCCAGTACCAGCGGGCCTACCGCGTGGAGCGGCCCGGGGCCGGGGACTGGGATCTGCGCGTGCGCCGCGTGTCCGAGGACTCGGACTCGGACCAGGTCGGCGACCTGGTGCAGTGGGCCTCCTACGTGGAGATCGAGGACGTCAAGGTCTCCTACGCGAACACCGCGATCCTGGCCCTGGAGCTGGACAGCGAGCTGTTCGGCACGAACATCCCGACCCCGAGCGTGGAGATATACGGCATCAAGGTCCGCGTCCCGTCCAACTACAACCCGGCGACGCGGGTCTCCACCGGGATCTGGAACGGAACCTGGGCCGCCTCCCGGGCCTGGACCGACAACCCGGTCTGGTGCCTGTACGACCTGCTGACCAGCAGGCGCTACGGCTGCGGGGCCTACGGCCTGGAGGACGGCAACGTGGACAAGTGGAGCGCCTCCACGGTGGCCGCGTACTGCGACGGGCTGGTGCCGGACGGCTACGGCGGGACCGAGCCGCGTTTCCGCGTGGGCTGCGTCATCAACAGCCGCGAACCGGTCTACAACGTCCTGGCCGTCTTCGCCTCGGTGTTCCGGGGCGCGCTCTGCTGGTCCTCGGACCTGGTCATGTTCGCGGCCGACATGCCGGCGGAGCCCGGGCACATCGTGAACCAGACCACCGTGGTGGACGGCGTGCACACGGCCGGTGGCGCGAGCCTGTCCACCCTGAACTCCGTGTTCGTCGGGCTGTGGAACGATCCCGACGACGGGTGCAGGCAGACCCCGGAGACGTTCGAGTCCCCGGCGGCCCTGGCCAAGGTCGGCTGGAAGAGCGACGAGCGCGTGCTTTGGGGAGTTCCCAGCCGGGGACAGGCGCGGCGGGCCCTGCGCTGGATCTACTACACCGACTGGTTCGAGTCCGAGCGGATCACCTTCACCGGCGGGCTGCACTATTTCGACTTCGGGCCCTACATGACGGCCCTGGACCACGACCCGGACGCCGTGGGAATCCGGCTCGGCGGCAGGATCGTCGCGGCGACGGCCGGAAGCGTGACCCTGGATTCCACGGTGAGCCTGGAGGAGGCCGACTCCGGCCCGCTGTCCGTGCTGCTGCCGGACCTGACGCTCCAGGCCGTGGAGGTGGCCTCCGTGGCCTCCACGGAATACCGGGGCCGGAGCGTGAGCGTCCTGACCCTGGCCGAGGAGCTTTCCGCCGCGCCCATCCCGGGCGCTCCCTGGGTGCTGGAGACGCGAAACGTCGCGCCGCGCGTGCTGCGCTGCGTCTCGCGCGAGGAGGTCGAGCCGCACCTCTACGAAATCAAGGGTTTCATCCACGACCCCGGGAAATACGACTGGGTGGAGCAGGGCCTCAAGCTCGAACCCCGGGAGACGAGCGCCCTGCCGCGCGGTCCCCTGCCGGTCCCGAGAAACCTCTCGGTCACGGAGCACATGCGCCGGGACGGATCGGCGGTGGCCCCCACGGCCATCGTGTCCTGGTCCCCGCCGGCTGGTGATCCGCGCGCGGTCTATGCCCAGGTGCAGGTGAAGCGTCCCGGCCTGGACTGGGAGAACGTGGGCGTCACCTCGGGCGTGTCCAGCGACGTGCCCGTCTCCTCCGGAGACCACGGCTTCCGGGTGCGGTTCCTCACCGGCGCGGGGGTGTCCGGCCCCTGGTCCACGGTGGCCACGCAGGCCATGCTCGGCATGTACGCGGCCCTGCCGGACGTGCGGGGGCTGACCATGAGCTACGTCTACAACACCCCGCGCCTCTCCTGGCTGCCGGTGGATGATCCGCGCCAGGTCCTGTACGAGGCGCGCAAGGGCGAATCCTGGGCCAAGGGGGCGCGCGCGGCCCTGACCTCGGAGACGTCCATGCCCACGGCAGGTCCCGGAACGTACTGGCTCAAGGCCAAGTCCGGAGTGGCCTACAGCGCGTCGGCGGCGTCCATCGTGATCAGCGGCGACGACCTGCCCGTGAACGTGGTGGACGGACGCGACGAGGCGGCCGAGGGCTGGGACGGAACCAGGGGCGGCGGCATCGTTCTTTCCGGCGGCGACCTGGTCCTGCCCGGAGGTTCGGCGGACGCGGCCTACGTCATCGCGGAGGCGAACCGCGTGACCCTGGCGGCCAAGGCCCTTTGCGCCGTGTCCGTGACCGTCGGCGGCTACGCCCTGACCGACGGCGAGGACTTCTATTCCGTGGCGGACGTCTATTCCCTCGCCGACGTCTACGGCGGGGATTCCGGATACGTCTCCATCACCCCGCAGATGCGGCTGCGCTCCGGAACGGCCTGGGGCGACTGGTCCGACTTCGTTCCCGGCCAGTATTTCGCGGACGGGTTCGACTTCCGCGTGCTGCTCTCCACCTCGCGGTCGGACGTTTCCGTGGTGCTGGACGCCTTCGACTGGCGCGTGGACGCCCCGGACCGGACCTGGTCCGCCCAGGGTTTGTCCGTTCCGGCGGCCGGACTGCGCGTGGACTACGCCCAGGCCTTCGCCACGACTCCGGCCCTGGTGGTCCAGACCCAGGCCGGACAGGTGGCCCACATCTCCAACGAGTCGTCCTCGGGTTTCGACCTGGTCATCACCGAGGGCGGAACCGCCGTGACCACCACGGCCAACGCCATCGCCAAGGGGTACTGA
- a CDS encoding DUF4376 domain-containing protein: MIRVSRHTTTGRILCSQGGALPDEATMKANALSAFPDVPGEEIEVVDLTDEEFAAALAAQNAPTLEQARAAKLAAIQAEKNRARDGGVVVDGVRYDTDAGAILMYVSFLAQIDADPAYSTAWKASTGADGLGVWVDMDAALFALVRPAVDAHISACFAWQAAREAEVAAAQTIAEVEAVSAEYGG, from the coding sequence ATGATCCGCGTCAGCCGACACACGACAACCGGGCGCATCCTCTGCTCCCAGGGCGGGGCGCTGCCTGACGAGGCGACCATGAAGGCCAACGCGCTCTCCGCATTCCCGGACGTGCCGGGGGAAGAAATCGAGGTCGTGGACCTGACCGATGAAGAGTTCGCGGCGGCCCTGGCCGCGCAGAACGCGCCGACCCTGGAGCAGGCCAGGGCCGCCAAGCTGGCAGCGATCCAGGCGGAAAAGAACCGCGCGCGGGACGGCGGCGTTGTGGTCGACGGGGTGCGCTACGACACCGACGCCGGGGCGATCCTCATGTACGTGAGCTTCCTGGCCCAGATCGACGCTGACCCGGCGTACTCCACGGCCTGGAAGGCCAGCACCGGAGCGGACGGGCTCGGCGTCTGGGTCGATATGGACGCGGCCCTGTTCGCGCTGGTGCGCCCGGCCGTCGACGCGCACATCTCGGCCTGCTTCGCGTGGCAGGCCGCGCGCGAGGCCGAGGTGGCCGCAGCCCAGACCATCGCCGAGGTCGAGGCCGTGAGCGCGGAGTACGGGGGCTAG
- a CDS encoding M48 family metallopeptidase produces the protein MPRALVVLLVLTVALAACGRKTLAPGVDPTATAQEQELQREMFADKMDKQLTRLVPVSEQLAKTNAPFCRKMQKTTYSIGVFFMHYGYLPDGEHWAAAYAKIMGTQPDALTIVTVAPGGSADKAGLRRGDAVLAVNGQALDMHSRKDVMRSWGIPYKEAQKGDVTLRVRRDGKEFDAVLHPDEVCASIFFLAHSNTVNAFADGRAVYVFQGMMDYAKTDDELALILGHEMAHNVMGHVDAMKMRRGFGAALDLLIALATGVNTGGMAMNAGGLAYSKEYEMEADYVGMYFAANAGADIETGPEIWRRMAADSPQAMSGGSTHPGSAERFTALAATRAEIEKKRAAGADLVPEMRN, from the coding sequence ATGCCCCGCGCGCTCGTCGTCCTGCTCGTCCTGACCGTGGCCCTGGCAGCCTGCGGCCGCAAGACCCTGGCCCCGGGCGTGGACCCAACCGCCACGGCCCAGGAGCAGGAGCTGCAACGGGAGATGTTCGCGGACAAGATGGACAAGCAGCTGACGCGGCTCGTCCCCGTGTCCGAACAGCTCGCCAAGACAAACGCCCCTTTCTGCCGGAAGATGCAGAAGACCACGTACTCCATCGGCGTCTTCTTCATGCACTACGGGTATCTCCCCGATGGTGAACACTGGGCGGCAGCCTACGCCAAGATCATGGGCACCCAGCCCGACGCGTTGACCATCGTCACCGTGGCCCCCGGCGGGTCTGCGGACAAGGCCGGATTGCGGCGCGGGGATGCCGTGCTGGCCGTCAACGGCCAAGCGTTGGATATGCACTCCCGAAAGGATGTGATGCGTTCCTGGGGTATCCCTTACAAGGAAGCCCAGAAAGGCGACGTGACCCTGCGTGTCCGCCGGGACGGGAAGGAATTCGACGCCGTTCTCCATCCTGACGAAGTCTGCGCGAGCATTTTTTTTCTGGCCCACTCCAACACCGTGAACGCCTTTGCCGACGGCCGCGCGGTGTACGTCTTCCAGGGCATGATGGACTACGCCAAAACCGACGACGAACTGGCCCTGATCCTGGGCCACGAGATGGCCCACAACGTCATGGGCCACGTGGACGCCATGAAGATGCGGCGCGGGTTCGGCGCGGCCCTGGACCTGCTCATCGCCCTGGCCACGGGCGTGAACACCGGCGGCATGGCCATGAACGCCGGCGGGCTGGCCTACTCCAAGGAATACGAGATGGAGGCCGACTACGTGGGCATGTACTTCGCGGCCAACGCCGGGGCGGACATCGAAACCGGGCCGGAGATCTGGCGGCGCATGGCCGCCGACTCGCCCCAGGCCATGAGCGGCGGCTCCACCCACCCTGGTTCCGCCGAACGCTTCACGGCCCTGGCCGCCACCCGGGCCGAGATCGAAAAGAAGAGGGCCGCCGGAGCGGACCTCGTTCCGGAGATGAGGAACTAG
- a CDS encoding XRE family transcriptional regulator: MQNKPSPIWAQQIEYIKKKSANILNSQGKEFTQRSFASFLDVSYGKVQAWERGQRPHADDLEKMSRILNLSPEWLLMGEGEPERMGIRRLGANAPTDPACVVGPGGEGPVGRVVEVHSASGAGPAVERWEPEPIARVCIPLTYYRESVLIVQVEGSSMEPDIRKGAFVGLDTAQTRIIAGESYGVRVPYEGLTIKRVFVDPGGPSLVLKSVNPSHPDVRLPFDGRDDLIVGRAVWVMQKL; this comes from the coding sequence ATGCAGAACAAACCTTCCCCAATTTGGGCTCAACAGATTGAATATATTAAGAAAAAATCTGCGAATATTTTGAATTCGCAGGGCAAGGAGTTTACTCAACGCTCTTTCGCCAGCTTCCTTGACGTCAGTTACGGCAAGGTTCAGGCCTGGGAGCGTGGCCAGCGGCCTCATGCGGACGACCTGGAAAAGATGTCGCGCATCCTCAATCTCTCACCGGAGTGGCTGCTCATGGGCGAAGGCGAACCGGAACGGATGGGCATCAGGAGGCTGGGCGCCAACGCGCCCACGGACCCGGCCTGCGTGGTCGGGCCCGGCGGGGAGGGCCCCGTGGGCCGGGTGGTGGAGGTGCATTCCGCCAGCGGGGCCGGACCGGCCGTGGAGCGCTGGGAGCCGGAGCCCATCGCCCGGGTCTGCATCCCGCTCACCTACTACCGCGAGAGCGTCCTCATCGTGCAGGTGGAGGGCTCCAGCATGGAGCCGGACATCCGCAAGGGGGCCTTCGTGGGCCTGGACACGGCCCAGACCAGGATCATCGCGGGCGAGTCCTACGGCGTGCGCGTGCCCTACGAGGGGCTGACCATCAAGCGCGTGTTCGTGGACCCGGGCGGGCCGTCCCTGGTGCTGAAGAGCGTCAACCCCTCGCACCCGGACGTGCGCCTGCCCTTCGACGGCCGCGACGACCTCATCGTGGGCCGCGCGGTCTGGGTCATGCAGAAGCTGTGA
- a CDS encoding phage regulatory CII family protein, with protein sequence MRHADLLTLNAKDVLNLMVAQSGRTWEDVAAVVGWSPTVLSRVRCATDDYFPKLTVLPRFCVASKSTMILDWVEAQVDAAAVRLDVDALDAKGLLLSMSGLLEGLASAAKAASEAISDDRIGQSEARDIIRKLRSLSAAAVRTISGLRPIAGTVED encoded by the coding sequence ATGCGCCACGCCGACCTGCTCACGCTCAACGCCAAGGACGTGCTCAACCTCATGGTGGCCCAGTCCGGCCGGACCTGGGAGGACGTGGCCGCCGTCGTGGGCTGGAGCCCCACGGTCCTCAGCCGCGTCCGCTGCGCCACGGACGACTATTTCCCCAAGCTCACGGTGCTGCCGCGCTTCTGCGTGGCCAGCAAGTCCACCATGATCCTGGACTGGGTCGAGGCCCAGGTGGACGCGGCGGCCGTGCGTCTGGACGTCGACGCCCTGGACGCCAAGGGCTTGCTGCTCTCCATGTCCGGACTCCTGGAAGGGCTGGCCTCGGCGGCCAAGGCCGCGTCCGAGGCCATCAGCGACGACAGGATCGGCCAGAGCGAGGCCAGGGACATCATCCGCAAGCTGCGGTCCCTGTCCGCCGCCGCCGTGCGCACTATTTCCGGACTGCGGCCCATCGCCGGGACGGTGGAGGACTAG
- a CDS encoding helix-turn-helix domain-containing protein: protein MGRVRGMFLHGKPCLVVEIGTPGIREAYEQLVRAGTGGPGLMEFMERELPGRSLQGQDFAGIMARVHEAAGTRTQVELADALGVRQSTISDAKRRGGGVPASWILTLARRGFNPDWLLTGSGPRHIMPTDQAPGQTRAAA, encoded by the coding sequence ATGGGCAGAGTGAGAGGAATGTTCCTGCACGGCAAGCCGTGCCTCGTGGTGGAGATCGGGACTCCAGGCATCCGGGAGGCCTACGAGCAGCTCGTCAGGGCCGGGACCGGCGGGCCGGGGCTCATGGAGTTCATGGAGCGCGAACTGCCAGGCAGGAGCCTCCAGGGGCAGGACTTCGCCGGGATCATGGCCCGCGTGCACGAGGCCGCGGGCACCCGCACGCAGGTGGAGCTGGCCGACGCCCTGGGCGTGCGCCAATCGACCATTTCCGACGCCAAGCGCCGGGGAGGAGGCGTCCCGGCGTCCTGGATACTGACCCTGGCCCGGCGGGGCTTCAACCCCGACTGGCTGCTCACCGGCAGCGGCCCGCGCCACATCATGCCCACGGATCAGGCCCCGGGCCAGACCCGGGCGGCGGCCTAG
- a CDS encoding DNA cytosine methyltransferase, which yields MTSLVIDLFAGGGGASEGIRMALGRDPDAAVNHDHLAVAMHKANHPGTTHYRQDVWEVSPSWVTRGRRVGLLWASPDCTHFSKAKGGAPRRDQKRRDLAWVVEKWAREVRPNLILLENVEEFRTWGPLDHEGRPIKAAEGETFRAWVRSLRRLGYAVQFRELRACDYGAPTIRKRLFMVARRDGLPIVWPEPTHGDPKSAAVLSGTLLPWRTAAECIDWSIPCPSIFERKRPLAENTLRRIAEGIRRYVLGKAEPFIVGIDNAGAWNAVWPSEAPLSTVITKAKHCLVVPTLVTNTTGHAPSPADAPVSTLTTGQQQMLASACLVGAGGPSYGGKPADADKPFNTLMTENHTALVSAFLAGCGGRAGQSRPRGSDEPMATVTAKGDTAVVAAHLQRDFGNSVGQDARAPLGTITAGGGGKASVVTSHLVKLRGTCKAGQPVREPMPTVTAGGLHVGEVRAFLVKYYGEGGQWQSPGDPMHTIPTKDRMGLVTVMVQGQPYVIADIGMRMLQPRELYRAQGFPDSYVIDLEHEGRALSKSDQVRLCGNSVCPPMAAALVRANYAEAIHESRDPLPLLAMGGE from the coding sequence ATGACCTCCCTCGTCATCGACCTGTTCGCCGGAGGAGGCGGGGCGTCCGAGGGCATCCGCATGGCCCTGGGGCGCGACCCGGACGCAGCGGTCAACCACGACCACCTGGCCGTGGCCATGCACAAGGCCAACCACCCCGGGACCACGCACTACCGGCAGGACGTGTGGGAGGTGTCCCCGTCCTGGGTCACGCGCGGCCGGAGGGTGGGCCTGCTGTGGGCCTCGCCGGACTGCACGCACTTCTCCAAGGCCAAGGGCGGGGCCCCGCGCCGGGACCAGAAGCGCCGCGATTTGGCCTGGGTGGTGGAGAAGTGGGCCCGCGAGGTCCGGCCGAATCTCATCCTCCTGGAGAACGTGGAGGAGTTCCGCACCTGGGGCCCGCTGGACCATGAGGGCAGGCCCATCAAGGCGGCCGAGGGCGAGACGTTCCGGGCCTGGGTGCGCAGCCTGCGCCGCCTGGGCTACGCCGTGCAGTTCCGCGAACTGCGGGCCTGCGACTACGGCGCGCCCACGATCCGCAAGCGCCTGTTCATGGTCGCGCGCCGCGACGGGCTGCCCATCGTCTGGCCCGAGCCCACGCACGGCGACCCCAAGAGCGCGGCCGTGCTGTCCGGCACGCTCCTCCCCTGGCGCACGGCGGCCGAGTGCATCGACTGGTCCATCCCGTGCCCGAGCATCTTCGAGCGCAAGCGGCCCCTGGCCGAGAACACCCTGCGCCGCATCGCGGAGGGCATCCGGCGCTACGTGCTGGGCAAGGCCGAGCCGTTCATCGTCGGGATCGACAACGCCGGGGCCTGGAATGCCGTCTGGCCGTCAGAGGCCCCGCTCTCCACGGTCATCACCAAGGCGAAGCATTGCCTCGTTGTCCCCACGCTTGTGACCAACACCACGGGCCATGCCCCGAGCCCGGCGGACGCTCCTGTTTCGACCTTGACCACGGGGCAGCAGCAGATGCTCGCCTCGGCCTGCCTCGTGGGCGCTGGCGGCCCGAGCTACGGCGGCAAGCCTGCGGACGCGGACAAGCCCTTCAACACGCTCATGACCGAGAACCACACGGCGCTCGTGTCGGCCTTCCTGGCCGGTTGCGGCGGCCGGGCCGGGCAGAGCCGCCCGCGCGGGTCGGATGAGCCGATGGCCACCGTCACGGCCAAGGGCGACACGGCCGTGGTGGCGGCGCACCTGCAACGCGACTTCGGGAACAGCGTAGGCCAGGATGCGCGCGCTCCGCTCGGCACGATCACGGCCGGAGGGGGCGGGAAGGCCAGTGTCGTGACCTCCCATCTGGTCAAGCTGCGCGGCACCTGCAAAGCGGGCCAGCCCGTGCGCGAGCCCATGCCCACGGTCACGGCCGGCGGCCTGCACGTGGGCGAGGTCCGGGCCTTCCTGGTGAAGTACTACGGCGAGGGAGGCCAGTGGCAGAGCCCGGGCGATCCCATGCACACCATCCCCACCAAGGACCGCATGGGACTGGTCACGGTCATGGTCCAGGGGCAGCCCTACGTCATCGCGGACATCGGCATGAGGATGCTCCAGCCGCGCGAGCTGTACCGCGCCCAGGGGTTCCCGGACTCCTACGTCATCGACCTGGAGCACGAGGGCCGGGCCTTGTCCAAGAGCGACCAGGTGCGGCTCTGCGGCAATTCGGTCTGCCCGCCCATGGCCGCCGCGCTGGTGCGGGCGAACTACGCCGAGGCCATCCATGAGTCCCGCGACCCGCTGCCCCTGCTGGCGATGGGGGGCGAGTGA